In Paenibacillus larvae subsp. larvae, the following proteins share a genomic window:
- the era gene encoding GTPase Era, protein MTNKKGFKSGFVALIGRPNVGKSTLMNQVIGQKIAIMSDKPQTTRNKIHGVYTTEHAQIVFLDTPGIHKPQSKLGDYMMKVAHSTLAEVDAILFLVDVAEGIGGGDRFIIEQLKSVQTPVILVLNKIDKVHPEDLLPVISTYKELYPFTEIVPVSALQGNNVTTMLEQITKYLEEGPQYYPADQVTDHPEQFVVAELIREKILHLTREEIPHSIAVTIEDIRVEENGVVRISAVIFVERDSQKGIIIGKQGALLKQIGQQARHDIEALLGTKTFLELWVKVKKDWRNQERVLRDLGFRND, encoded by the coding sequence ATGACCAACAAAAAAGGATTTAAATCTGGATTTGTCGCCTTGATCGGCCGGCCGAATGTGGGCAAATCCACGCTCATGAATCAAGTGATTGGCCAAAAAATAGCTATTATGTCGGACAAGCCCCAGACAACGCGGAACAAAATACACGGTGTCTATACTACTGAACATGCCCAGATTGTATTTTTGGACACACCCGGAATACATAAGCCTCAATCCAAACTGGGTGATTACATGATGAAGGTGGCCCATAGTACACTGGCAGAAGTTGACGCCATTTTGTTTCTGGTTGATGTGGCCGAAGGCATTGGGGGCGGGGACCGTTTCATTATAGAACAATTAAAATCAGTCCAGACCCCTGTGATTCTTGTTCTCAATAAGATTGACAAGGTACATCCGGAAGATCTGCTCCCGGTGATCTCGACTTATAAAGAGCTGTACCCGTTTACCGAAATTGTTCCGGTTTCAGCTCTTCAGGGCAACAATGTAACTACCATGCTGGAACAAATAACAAAGTATCTGGAGGAGGGGCCTCAATATTATCCTGCCGATCAGGTAACTGATCATCCGGAACAATTCGTTGTCGCAGAATTAATCAGGGAGAAAATTCTGCACTTGACGAGAGAGGAAATTCCTCATTCCATTGCTGTTACTATTGAAGACATACGTGTCGAAGAAAACGGTGTAGTCCGAATTTCTGCCGTTATTTTTGTGGAAAGAGACTCCCAAAAAGGTATTATAATTGGGAAACAAGGAGCCTTGCTCAAGCAGATCGGACAGCAGGCACGCCATGACATCGAGGCCCTGCTTGGGACTAAGACTTTTCTGGAACTTTGGGTTAAAGTAAAGAAAGATTGGCGCAATCAAGAGAGAGTGCTCCGTGATTTAGGTTTTCGAAACGATTAA
- a CDS encoding cytidine deaminase: MDVKQLMELAKEVREKAYTPYSHFKVGAALLAKDGRVHLGCNVENAAFGPTNCAERTAAFRAIADGYEPGSFQAIAVIGDTEGPISPCGVCRQVLVELCGPDMPVYMGNLKGNFTECTVKDLLPGAFSPKDVQPED; the protein is encoded by the coding sequence ATGGACGTCAAACAATTAATGGAACTGGCAAAAGAAGTTAGAGAAAAAGCTTATACACCCTATTCTCATTTTAAGGTAGGAGCGGCTCTTCTAGCGAAGGACGGACGGGTTCATCTTGGCTGTAACGTGGAAAATGCGGCTTTTGGCCCGACCAACTGCGCGGAGCGGACAGCCGCCTTTCGGGCTATTGCGGACGGATACGAGCCGGGTTCTTTTCAGGCTATTGCCGTGATTGGGGATACAGAAGGACCAATTTCACCTTGTGGAGTATGCCGCCAGGTCCTAGTTGAGCTTTGCGGTCCGGATATGCCCGTATACATGGGGAATTTAAAAGGTAACTTTACAGAATGTACTGTAAAGGATTTGCTTCCCGGAGCTTTTTCACCCAAAGATGTACAACCGGAAGATTAA
- a CDS encoding diacylglycerol kinase family protein produces MNTVKRWIRGFGYAYEGILYALLTQRNMKFHFTAAFLVILVSLLLRLSNMKWILIYMSILLVIALELVNTAIEKTIDLVTPEYHPLTKVAKDTAAGAVLAVSILAMLTGTAVLGKAIWERIETGFTSCQKLDLGEAGGLVLLSWLILCMWDAFAVSKQGRSMELPRPHGFCGIGVSLSVVLGLYTVSWPWTGMALIITAIIQCSIPWLRRTLAWKTCLFGILAGLIVPLGGYWLTIML; encoded by the coding sequence GTGAATACGGTAAAGCGGTGGATCCGGGGATTCGGTTATGCCTACGAAGGAATCCTTTATGCTCTGTTAACCCAGCGCAATATGAAATTCCACTTTACAGCCGCTTTTCTGGTTATACTAGTATCGCTTCTTTTGCGGTTAAGTAATATGAAGTGGATACTGATTTATATGAGCATATTGCTGGTTATAGCTTTGGAACTCGTGAATACTGCCATTGAAAAAACAATCGATTTAGTCACACCCGAGTATCATCCGCTTACAAAAGTGGCAAAGGATACTGCAGCGGGTGCAGTTCTGGCAGTATCCATATTGGCCATGTTAACAGGAACGGCAGTTTTGGGAAAGGCTATATGGGAACGAATCGAAACAGGATTCACCTCTTGTCAAAAACTGGATTTGGGGGAAGCCGGCGGTCTCGTTTTGCTGTCTTGGCTAATTCTTTGTATGTGGGATGCTTTTGCCGTTTCGAAACAGGGGCGCAGCATGGAATTGCCTCGTCCCCACGGATTTTGCGGAATTGGAGTATCCCTATCTGTCGTGCTTGGTTTGTACACGGTTTCGTGGCCATGGACAGGAATGGCCCTTATTATTACTGCAATTATTCAGTGTTCTATTCCCTGGCTGAGACGGACCCTTGCCTGGAAGACTTGTTTGTTCGGCATACTGGCCGGATTAATTGTTCCCCTGGGAGGGTATTGGCTAACGATTATGTTATAG
- the ybeY gene encoding rRNA maturation RNase YbeY gives MPLRLDWTNEQEVLDMKQEWIDRLEQLLALAGKEEGIEDGEVTLTFVNNDMIHELNRQYRGIDRPTDVLSFAMQEMGEDELIISYGELDEDGIEAVLEDKIVEPLGDIIISIPKTIEQAEEYGHSFERELGFLFVHGFLHLVGYDHQTEDEEKKMFAKQELILSQAGLLR, from the coding sequence ATGCCATTGCGATTGGACTGGACGAACGAGCAAGAAGTACTGGACATGAAGCAGGAATGGATAGATCGTCTCGAACAGCTTCTTGCCCTGGCCGGCAAGGAAGAAGGAATCGAAGATGGGGAAGTTACACTGACGTTTGTGAATAATGATATGATTCATGAGTTAAACCGCCAGTATCGCGGAATTGACCGGCCGACAGATGTGCTCTCCTTTGCCATGCAGGAAATGGGCGAGGACGAGTTGATAATCAGTTATGGTGAGCTGGATGAGGACGGGATAGAAGCGGTACTTGAAGATAAAATAGTAGAGCCGCTTGGCGATATTATTATCTCTATCCCCAAGACGATAGAACAAGCAGAAGAGTATGGTCATTCCTTCGAACGGGAATTGGGTTTTCTATTTGTTCACGGCTTCCTTCATCTGGTCGGTTACGATCATCAAACTGAGGATGAGGAGAAGAAAATGTTTGCTAAGCAAGAACTTATTTTATCACAGGCAGGACTTCTGCGGTGA
- a CDS encoding HD family phosphohydrolase, which translates to MKKEESHTRTAKSIFSANAGWKTSKGVRFLLYFILSLLMYLALFSKMVPQTYNIRLGQVSEKTIYAPRQIENAVETEKAKEEAAKKQGPVYKYVNLKNDTVVDAIYDKILQINADNEVNFDEKVSMYRSVIPQIITNMQESTIKGVRDKDNDELIQEMTAKVNDQQYRIPEDVYYKIPRLSKEDISSMLPITRDIVSRLMSDQVTEAQSARAKVAELVNSSELTKNTQRELVAEFARAVITPNKFFDQKATDEAKAQAREKVEPVYIKKDDVLVSEGEVVSEEIYQRLKNLDMLSEKANYWPHFGLAVFVAFLSSMLYLYIRQGNLTLKSNNSPLLMLVIIYTLNLIGMKVIALGQNLEYPYIGFLTPVAVGSMLIAILVNYSLAMFSTVIFSILMSIIFNAERLQLMDYRYGIVALVVGFTAVFAIHKASHRGTILRAGILTSLLSCLMIFSVLAMEDHLTRKDLMFSLSFGVSGGILSAVFVIGLLPFLEGAFGILSPLKLVELSNPNHPLLRKLLTETPGTYHHSIMVGNLAEAAAESIGADGLLCRVGSYYHDIGKTKRPSYFIENQNNMENPHDKIDPALSKTIITAHPRDGVEMLKEYNIPKAIRDIAEQHHGTTLLAYFYHKARKQAEEEGLEIKEEDFRYEGPKAQSKEAAVVGVADCVEAAVRSLRNPTIEQIDSMVRKIIKSRLDDGQFNECDLTLKELDTIAKTLNETLLGIFHSRIEYPSDDKPQSSDAGEAKA; encoded by the coding sequence ATGAAGAAGGAAGAAAGCCATACCCGGACCGCAAAATCAATTTTTTCCGCGAATGCAGGTTGGAAGACAAGCAAAGGCGTACGCTTCTTGCTGTATTTTATTTTGTCTTTGCTGATGTACTTGGCCTTGTTTTCTAAAATGGTTCCGCAAACCTATAATATCAGGCTTGGACAGGTCAGCGAGAAAACCATCTATGCGCCCAGACAAATTGAAAATGCGGTTGAGACGGAAAAGGCTAAAGAAGAGGCTGCAAAGAAACAGGGGCCTGTCTATAAATATGTCAATTTGAAAAATGATACCGTCGTAGATGCGATATATGATAAAATCCTGCAAATCAATGCGGACAATGAAGTTAATTTTGATGAAAAGGTAAGTATGTACCGCAGTGTAATCCCGCAGATCATAACCAATATGCAGGAATCTACTATTAAGGGTGTCCGTGATAAGGACAATGACGAACTGATTCAGGAAATGACCGCTAAAGTGAATGATCAGCAATATCGCATACCCGAAGATGTCTACTATAAAATACCGCGTTTAAGCAAGGAGGATATTTCCTCTATGCTGCCTATTACCCGGGATATTGTCAGCAGGCTTATGAGTGACCAGGTGACAGAGGCCCAGAGTGCCCGGGCCAAAGTGGCGGAGCTTGTTAACAGTTCCGAACTGACGAAGAACACACAGAGGGAACTAGTTGCGGAATTTGCACGTGCAGTAATAACACCGAACAAATTTTTTGACCAGAAAGCGACGGACGAAGCGAAGGCTCAGGCCCGCGAAAAAGTGGAGCCGGTCTATATCAAAAAAGATGACGTTTTGGTGAGTGAAGGAGAGGTTGTTTCCGAAGAGATCTACCAACGTCTGAAAAATCTTGATATGCTTAGCGAAAAAGCTAACTATTGGCCTCATTTCGGTCTGGCTGTCTTTGTCGCCTTTCTCTCCAGCATGTTGTATTTGTATATTCGGCAGGGAAATTTAACATTGAAATCGAACAATTCTCCACTGCTTATGCTGGTCATTATTTACACGCTCAATTTGATTGGAATGAAAGTCATTGCGCTGGGGCAAAATCTGGAATATCCTTATATCGGCTTCCTTACTCCTGTAGCGGTGGGAAGCATGCTCATTGCTATTCTGGTAAATTATTCGCTCGCCATGTTCAGCACGGTCATTTTCAGTATATTAATGAGCATTATATTTAATGCGGAACGTTTACAACTGATGGATTACCGATACGGCATAGTTGCGCTTGTTGTCGGTTTTACGGCCGTGTTTGCCATCCACAAAGCCAGCCATCGCGGAACTATTTTGAGAGCCGGAATCCTGACTTCATTGCTTTCCTGTCTAATGATCTTCTCAGTATTGGCCATGGAAGACCATCTTACTCGGAAAGATTTAATGTTTTCCTTGTCTTTTGGGGTTTCAGGAGGCATTTTATCCGCTGTTTTTGTGATCGGTCTCCTGCCGTTTTTGGAGGGTGCTTTCGGCATTTTATCGCCTCTTAAGCTGGTGGAACTTTCGAACCCGAACCATCCGCTTCTGCGTAAGCTTCTAACTGAAACGCCGGGTACGTACCATCACAGCATCATGGTAGGCAATCTTGCTGAAGCTGCTGCTGAATCAATTGGGGCTGACGGGTTGCTTTGCCGGGTCGGTTCTTATTATCATGATATTGGAAAGACCAAGCGGCCGAGCTATTTTATCGAGAATCAAAACAATATGGAGAATCCGCATGACAAGATTGATCCGGCCTTAAGCAAAACTATTATTACCGCACATCCAAGAGATGGTGTGGAGATGCTGAAAGAATATAATATCCCGAAAGCCATAAGGGATATTGCCGAACAGCATCATGGGACAACACTGCTAGCTTATTTTTACCACAAAGCTCGGAAACAGGCAGAAGAAGAGGGCTTGGAAATCAAGGAAGAAGATTTTCGTTACGAAGGGCCTAAAGCCCAGTCTAAAGAGGCTGCGGTTGTAGGAGTCGCCGACTGTGTGGAAGCGGCTGTCCGTTCGCTGCGCAACCCTACTATTGAACAAATTGACTCCATGGTGCGCAAGATTATCAAGTCCCGTCTGGATGACGGACAATTTAACGAATGTGATTTAACGCTTAAAGAGCTTGATACCATTGCAAAAACTTTAAATGAAACCCTACTCGGCATCTTTCATTCAAGGATTGAATATCCGAGCGATGATAAGCCTCAATCATCTGATGCAGGAGAGGCGAAAGCTTAG
- a CDS encoding PhoH family protein gives MVDHAQTSKISLNNAGEALALFGPQDKFIHLIERETHAHIFTRDAELTISGDTKNVRIAEHLFEVLLELVRNQYMLTERDVHYAVELARQMKADQLLDLFKGEIAYTAKGKPIRIKTIGQKQYVESIKNKDIVFGIGPAGTGKTYLAVVLAVTALKEGRIKRIVLTRPAVEAGESLGFLPGDLQEKVDPYLRPLYDALNDVLGPEQVAKSLERGLIEIAPLAYMRGRTLDDSFIILDEAQNTTPEQMKMFLTRLGFGSKMVITGDITQIDLPRGKTSGLVESERILRDIEEIGFTYFADQDVVRHSLVQKIIVAYQENQERHG, from the coding sequence TTGGTAGATCACGCACAGACTAGCAAAATCAGTTTGAACAATGCTGGGGAAGCACTTGCCTTATTCGGTCCCCAGGACAAATTTATACATTTAATTGAACGGGAAACTCATGCACATATTTTTACGAGGGACGCCGAATTGACTATCAGCGGTGATACAAAGAATGTTCGGATTGCAGAACATTTGTTTGAAGTGCTGCTGGAGTTGGTGCGAAATCAGTACATGTTGACAGAACGTGATGTACATTACGCAGTCGAGTTGGCCAGACAGATGAAAGCGGACCAGCTTCTCGACCTGTTTAAGGGGGAGATTGCCTATACCGCAAAAGGAAAGCCCATCCGGATCAAAACGATTGGCCAGAAGCAGTATGTGGAATCGATTAAGAATAAAGATATTGTATTCGGCATTGGTCCGGCAGGGACAGGGAAAACCTACTTGGCTGTTGTGCTGGCCGTCACCGCCCTTAAAGAGGGCCGGATCAAGAGAATTGTGCTCACCCGGCCGGCTGTCGAGGCAGGGGAGAGTCTGGGTTTTCTGCCCGGGGATCTCCAGGAAAAAGTTGACCCCTATTTACGGCCATTGTATGATGCTCTTAATGATGTACTGGGACCTGAACAAGTGGCCAAATCTCTTGAACGTGGGCTGATTGAGATTGCCCCCCTCGCCTACATGCGGGGACGCACATTAGACGATTCGTTTATTATTCTGGACGAGGCGCAAAATACGACGCCTGAACAGATGAAAATGTTTTTGACCCGTCTTGGATTCGGTTCTAAGATGGTGATTACAGGAGATATTACGCAGATTGACTTGCCTCGGGGCAAAACATCCGGACTTGTTGAGTCGGAACGCATTCTGAGAGACATTGAGGAAATCGGATTCACTTATTTTGCCGACCAGGACGTTGTGCGTCATTCTTTAGTTCAGAAAATTATCGTCGCTTATCAGGAAAATCAGGAAAGACACGGTTGA
- the yqfD gene encoding sporulation protein YqfD gives MQAKMISWLQGYVSIEIRGKRIEAFLNEAMAAKMSIWDIQFNGEHILTLFILVRDFFRLRPLLKRTGCKLHVKERFGLPFATRVMLQRKWFAVGLLSFIAGLYLLSSLVWSVTVEGNEKIPKEQILSAAAKQGVHRFQWKFKLGDSNELASKLQSSLPGVSWIGVELHGTRLTIKVVEAKLPEKKKDQTPKHIIAGKNAVITEILAKKGKPQVRPGSYVKKGSILISGLIGDEANQAQVTAEGTVKGLVWYESDIESPLTRTYQIYTGESKDKDYLVIGNRGLQLTGYGKNPFKQSETVPRFSVLTIKNWKLPFGWLNEKVMETKLVEEPVKLEDAKKTGLEQARTKLLTGAGKDARIVSEKILHEKTESGKVYMKVHFEVEQYMMEEQPIG, from the coding sequence ATGCAGGCGAAGATGATTTCCTGGCTGCAGGGATATGTGAGCATAGAGATTCGGGGGAAAAGGATTGAGGCGTTTTTAAATGAAGCCATGGCGGCCAAGATGAGTATATGGGATATTCAATTCAATGGAGAACATATTCTTACGCTGTTTATTTTAGTTCGTGATTTTTTTCGGCTTCGTCCCCTTTTAAAGCGGACAGGCTGTAAACTTCATGTGAAAGAAAGATTCGGCCTTCCGTTCGCCACTCGTGTCATGCTCCAGAGGAAATGGTTCGCCGTGGGGCTGCTGAGTTTTATAGCGGGCTTATATCTGCTCTCATCGCTTGTCTGGTCCGTTACTGTTGAGGGGAATGAGAAAATACCTAAAGAACAAATTTTGTCCGCGGCCGCGAAGCAGGGGGTTCACCGCTTTCAATGGAAATTTAAACTGGGAGATTCCAATGAACTGGCTTCCAAACTGCAATCTTCTCTTCCGGGGGTTTCCTGGATCGGGGTGGAACTGCATGGGACAAGGCTAACGATCAAAGTTGTGGAGGCCAAGCTCCCTGAAAAAAAGAAAGACCAAACTCCCAAACATATTATTGCAGGAAAAAATGCTGTAATAACCGAAATATTAGCTAAAAAAGGGAAGCCTCAAGTACGTCCCGGTTCGTATGTAAAGAAGGGAAGTATTTTAATTTCCGGTCTTATAGGGGATGAAGCCAATCAGGCCCAGGTAACAGCTGAAGGTACCGTCAAGGGTCTTGTATGGTACGAATCGGATATTGAGTCGCCACTTACCAGAACCTATCAAATATATACGGGAGAAAGTAAAGATAAAGATTACCTGGTAATAGGGAACCGGGGCCTCCAGTTAACAGGGTATGGAAAAAATCCGTTTAAACAATCTGAAACCGTCCCCCGCTTTTCCGTGTTAACCATTAAAAACTGGAAGCTTCCTTTTGGCTGGCTGAATGAAAAAGTCATGGAGACGAAACTGGTTGAAGAACCAGTTAAATTGGAAGACGCCAAAAAGACCGGATTGGAACAGGCAAGAACCAAATTGTTAACCGGAGCAGGAAAGGATGCCCGGATTGTCAGTGAAAAAATTTTGCATGAGAAAACAGAGAGTGGTAAAGTTTATATGAAAGTACATTTTGAAGTAGAACAGTATATGATGGAAGAACAACCTATTGGATAA
- the yqfC gene encoding sporulation protein YqfC, with translation MSRITRKINEFTAKLLDLPQDVVHDIPRITMIGNIQLYVENHRGVLHFSSDCLKLELTTGTVEVLGQNLVIRAILPDEVFIEGTIEDIKYRTS, from the coding sequence ATGAGCCGCATAACCCGCAAAATCAACGAATTTACTGCTAAACTTCTCGATCTCCCTCAAGATGTTGTCCATGACATTCCCCGTATCACCATGATCGGGAATATCCAGCTTTATGTGGAAAATCACCGGGGGGTACTGCATTTTTCAAGCGACTGCCTAAAGCTGGAGCTGACAACCGGCACTGTGGAAGTTCTGGGACAAAATCTTGTCATACGCGCTATTTTACCGGATGAAGTATTCATAGAAGGTACTATAGAAGATATCAAATATCGAACGTCCTAG
- a CDS encoding GatB/YqeY domain-containing protein, translated as MSLSERLNEDMKQAMKSQDKFKLSVIRMVKASIKNLEIDQHKTLDDNEVLDVLSREIKQRKDSLQEFKQAGRDDLVQKLEAEIAILMEYMPQQLSEEEIKVIVQQTIQEVGATSKADMGKVMGALMPKVKGRADGKLVNQLVQQSL; from the coding sequence ATGAGCTTAAGCGAACGTTTGAACGAAGATATGAAACAAGCGATGAAGAGTCAGGACAAGTTTAAACTCTCCGTAATCCGTATGGTCAAAGCTTCGATCAAGAACCTCGAGATCGATCAGCATAAAACCTTAGATGACAATGAAGTACTTGACGTTCTTAGTCGTGAGATCAAACAACGCAAAGATTCCCTCCAAGAATTTAAACAAGCCGGCCGGGACGACCTGGTACAAAAACTGGAGGCAGAAATTGCGATTCTGATGGAGTACATGCCGCAGCAATTATCCGAGGAAGAAATAAAAGTTATTGTACAACAGACTATCCAAGAAGTTGGTGCTACCTCGAAAGCGGACATGGGTAAAGTCATGGGTGCATTGATGCCGAAAGTGAAGGGACGTGCTGACGGGAAGCTGGTTAACCAGCTGGTTCAGCAATCTCTATAA
- the rpsU gene encoding 30S ribosomal protein S21, translating to MSETRVRKNETIDAALRRFKRSIAKDGVLAEIKKRKHYEKPSVKRKKKSEAARKRKF from the coding sequence GTGTCAGAAACTCGAGTTCGCAAGAATGAAACTATAGATGCTGCACTTCGTCGCTTTAAGCGTTCCATCGCGAAAGATGGGGTACTAGCAGAAATTAAAAAACGCAAACACTATGAGAAGCCTAGCGTAAAGCGCAAGAAGAAGTCAGAGGCAGCTCGGAAGAGAAAGTTCTAG